The genomic stretch GCCGGATGGAAAGGGGAATGATTACCTCTCCTTCAACGGCAGCACGGGACGGAAGAGCAATATCTATAGAAGGGGTTGATCAGCGTGTCCATGTTGGCATATCCCTTTCTCGTTTCCGACATCGACGGAACGCTCCTCAACAATCGAAAAGAGATTCCCCCTCTGATCCGGCGAGAAATTGCCCACTACCGCCAGGCAGGCGGGTTGTTCACGCTGGCCACCGGCCGAAATTTCACTGAAACCGAGCGCTTTATTCGGGAACTGGACATCGACCTTCCGGTCATTTTATGCAACGGAGCCCTTGTATACAATCCCGCCACCCGGGAACTGATGCCGCTTGCCCATCTGAGCGACGACCTGGTCCGGGAAATCGTGAAGGATATGCCCCATCTGAGCCGAAGAATCGATTTTTTTGTTTATACCTCGCACCACATCTACACGACCCGCATCGGTCCCCTGTCTTCGGAGGGGCTTCAAAACGAAGAGCTGAAGTTGGAAGTGATCCCTTCCTTCGAGACCTTGCTCAACCAAAATTGGGTGAAGATCGCCGCCGTCTCCGACGAAGAAGGAATCAAGGAACTGCGCCGCTGGTTGGAACAGACCAAACTCCCCTTCACCTTCGTCCAATCCTCCGATCACTATTATGAAATCCTCCCCCCGGGCGTTTCCAAAGGAGCCGCCCTCCAGCGCGTGGCCGAGCAGTTGAACCTCTCCACCAAACAAGCCGCGGCAATCGGAGACCACTTGAATGACTTGCCCCTGTTCCAAACCGTCGGATTGTCCGCCGCCGTCTCCAACGCCCATCCCGAAGTCCTCCATGCCGCCGACGTGATCGTCCCGTCCAACGAGGAATTCGGTCTGTCCCATTTCATTCAGAACCATCTGTTCCGCCCCCCGCGCCAAGCGGCCCGGTAAATTCCTCGTCTGTTTTTGACCGGCTACTGCCGGTTTTTTCATTTTGTGTTAATCGCGAAGTATCTATAACCCGACAAAAACAGCTTTTCGCCCAATGCAACAGGAATATGTCGGAAGGAGCGCTTCGACCACCACCTCATTAGCTTCGATGATCCGGCCAAAGCGAAAGGAAAAGAAAAAGCGATGGCGGTGTTCCGCCGGATTCGGGAGAGATCGAAGAACGGGTTCGACAGTTTACTGAAGAAACAAAGGAAATGGATTGTACAGATCGCCCCCCTCAAACTAACAAGACCCATTCCTGGAATGACGACCTTACGCTACCGGTTTCCCTAAGCCATAGGCTCTAACAAATAAACCGCATCCCGAATTGGGGGTGCGGGTTTATTTTTTTGGGCTGTAAGATCTTCTCCATCACCATCACATCAACGAATTGGCCATCCGG from Planifilum fimeticola encodes the following:
- a CDS encoding HAD family hydrolase; protein product: MLAYPFLVSDIDGTLLNNRKEIPPLIRREIAHYRQAGGLFTLATGRNFTETERFIRELDIDLPVILCNGALVYNPATRELMPLAHLSDDLVREIVKDMPHLSRRIDFFVYTSHHIYTTRIGPLSSEGLQNEELKLEVIPSFETLLNQNWVKIAAVSDEEGIKELRRWLEQTKLPFTFVQSSDHYYEILPPGVSKGAALQRVAEQLNLSTKQAAAIGDHLNDLPLFQTVGLSAAVSNAHPEVLHAADVIVPSNEEFGLSHFIQNHLFRPPRQAAR